In Ovis canadensis isolate MfBH-ARS-UI-01 breed Bighorn chromosome 3, ARS-UI_OviCan_v2, whole genome shotgun sequence, one DNA window encodes the following:
- the ENTR1 gene encoding endosome-associated-trafficking regulator 1 isoform X1 encodes MAGYARRPGVTPLSRARSLVIPDAPAFYERRSCLPQLDCERPPARDLESHFFGFRPTFMCYMPSPVLASVGDTDFGYGKGKCAKQGPPGAQNTHFGDDKLGDLEAANPFSFKEFLKTKNLSLSKEDADSRVYSKEATRHSLGLDCTSPASQIVGYGLEYQQPFFEDPTGAGDLLDEEEDEEDGWNGAYLPSAVEQTHSSRVAGSTSPCSTYVSFFSNPSELVGPESLPPWTLSDSDSRISPTGSPSADFTAHGESLGDRHLRTLQISYEALKDENSKLRRKLTEVQSFSETQTEMVRTLERKLEAKMIKEESDYHDLESVVQQVERNLELMTKRAVKAENHVLKLRQEVSLLQAQVSNFKRENEALRSGQGASLTVVKQNTDVALHNLRVVMNNAHASIKQLVSGAETLNLVAEILKSIDRISEIKDQGEES; translated from the exons ATGGCGGGCTACGCGCGCCGCCCGGGCGTCACCCCGCTGTCCCGGGCCCGGAGCCTCGTCATTCCGGACG CTCCCGCGTTCTATGAGCGCCGGTCTTGTCTCCCCCAGCTAGACTGTGAGCGCCCCCCGGCCAGGGACCTGGAGTCCCACTTCTTCGGCTTTCGGCCGACGTTTATGTGCTATATGCCTAGTCCGGTGCTAGCTTCCGTGGGAGACACAG ATTTTGGCTATGGAAAGGGGAAGTGTGCTAAGCAAGGTCCACCAGGAGCTCAGAACACACACTTTGGAG ATGATAAACTCGGAGACCTCGAAGCGGCAAATCCATTCTCCTTTAAAGAGTTCCTGAAGACCAAGAACCTGAGCCTGTCGAAGGAGGACGCCGACAGCAGGGTTTACTCGAAG GAAGCCACGAGGCACTCGCTGGGACTCGACTGCACCTCCCCAGCTTCCCAGATTGTGGGCTATGGCCTGGAATATCAGCAGCCATTTTTCGAAGACCCGACGGGGGCTGGCGACCTCCTGGACGAGGAGGAAGACGAGGAGGACGGGTGGAACGGGGCCTACTTACCGTCCGCCGTGGAGCAGACGCACTCCTCCAGGGTGGCCGGCAGCACGTCGCCCTGCAGCACGTACgtctcctttttctccaaccCGTCGGAGCTGGTGGGGCCCGAGTCTCTGCCCCCATGGACACTGAGCGACTCCGACTCTCGCATCTCCCCGACGGGGAGCCCCAGCGCTGACTTCACAGCCCACGGAGAGAGTCTGGGGGACAGGCACCTTCGGACGCTGCAGATAAGTTACGAAGCA cTGAAAGATGAGAATTCTaagctgagaagaaagctgactgAGGTTCAGAGCTTCTCTGAAACTCAAACAGAAAT GGTGAGGACACTTGAGCGGAAGTTAGAAGCGAAAATGATCAAGGAGGAGAGTGACTATCATGACCTGGAGTCGGTGGTGCAGCAGGTGGAACGGAATCTGGAGCTCATGACT AAGCGTGCAGTGAAGGCAGAAAACCACGTCCTGAAACTGAGACAGGAGGTCAGCTTGCTCCAG GCCCAGGTCTCTAACTTCAAGCGTGAGAACGAAGCCCTGCGGTCAGGCCAGGGCGCCAGCCTGACGGTGGTGAAGCAGAACACGGACGTGGCCCTGCACAACCTCCGTGTGGTCATGAACAATGCGCATGCCTCCATCAA
- the ENTR1 gene encoding endosome-associated-trafficking regulator 1 isoform X4, whose amino-acid sequence MAGYARRPGVTPLSRARSLVIPDAPAFYERRSCLPQLDCERPPARDLESHFFGFRPTFMCYMPSPVLASVGDTDFGYGKGKCAKQGPPGAQNTHFGDDKLGDLEAANPFSFKEFLKTKNLSLSKEDADSRVYSKEATRHSLGLDCTSPASQIVGYGLEYQQPFFEDPTGAGDLLDEEEDEEDGWNGAYLPSAVEQTHSSRVAGSTSPCSTVRTLERKLEAKMIKEESDYHDLESVVQQVERNLELMTKRAVKAENHVLKLRQEVSLLQAQVSNFKRENEALRSGQGASLTVVKQNTDVALHNLRVVMNNAHASIKQLVSGAETLNLVAEILKSIDRISEIKDQGEES is encoded by the exons ATGGCGGGCTACGCGCGCCGCCCGGGCGTCACCCCGCTGTCCCGGGCCCGGAGCCTCGTCATTCCGGACG CTCCCGCGTTCTATGAGCGCCGGTCTTGTCTCCCCCAGCTAGACTGTGAGCGCCCCCCGGCCAGGGACCTGGAGTCCCACTTCTTCGGCTTTCGGCCGACGTTTATGTGCTATATGCCTAGTCCGGTGCTAGCTTCCGTGGGAGACACAG ATTTTGGCTATGGAAAGGGGAAGTGTGCTAAGCAAGGTCCACCAGGAGCTCAGAACACACACTTTGGAG ATGATAAACTCGGAGACCTCGAAGCGGCAAATCCATTCTCCTTTAAAGAGTTCCTGAAGACCAAGAACCTGAGCCTGTCGAAGGAGGACGCCGACAGCAGGGTTTACTCGAAG GAAGCCACGAGGCACTCGCTGGGACTCGACTGCACCTCCCCAGCTTCCCAGATTGTGGGCTATGGCCTGGAATATCAGCAGCCATTTTTCGAAGACCCGACGGGGGCTGGCGACCTCCTGGACGAGGAGGAAGACGAGGAGGACGGGTGGAACGGGGCCTACTTACCGTCCGCCGTGGAGCAGACGCACTCCTCCAGGGTGGCCGGCAGCACGTCGCCCTGCAGCAC GGTGAGGACACTTGAGCGGAAGTTAGAAGCGAAAATGATCAAGGAGGAGAGTGACTATCATGACCTGGAGTCGGTGGTGCAGCAGGTGGAACGGAATCTGGAGCTCATGACT AAGCGTGCAGTGAAGGCAGAAAACCACGTCCTGAAACTGAGACAGGAGGTCAGCTTGCTCCAG GCCCAGGTCTCTAACTTCAAGCGTGAGAACGAAGCCCTGCGGTCAGGCCAGGGCGCCAGCCTGACGGTGGTGAAGCAGAACACGGACGTGGCCCTGCACAACCTCCGTGTGGTCATGAACAATGCGCATGCCTCCATCAA
- the ENTR1 gene encoding endosome-associated-trafficking regulator 1 isoform X3, producing the protein MAGYARRPGVTPLSRARSLVIPDDDKLGDLEAANPFSFKEFLKTKNLSLSKEDADSRVYSKEATRHSLGLDCTSPASQIVGYGLEYQQPFFEDPTGAGDLLDEEEDEEDGWNGAYLPSAVEQTHSSRVAGSTSPCSTYVSFFSNPSELVGPESLPPWTLSDSDSRISPTGSPSADFTAHGESLGDRHLRTLQISYEALKDENSKLRRKLTEVQSFSETQTEMVRTLERKLEAKMIKEESDYHDLESVVQQVERNLELMTKRAVKAENHVLKLRQEVSLLQAQVSNFKRENEALRSGQGASLTVVKQNTDVALHNLRVVMNNAHASIKQLVSGAETLNLVAEILKSIDRISEIKDQGEES; encoded by the exons ATGGCGGGCTACGCGCGCCGCCCGGGCGTCACCCCGCTGTCCCGGGCCCGGAGCCTCGTCATTCCGGACG ATGATAAACTCGGAGACCTCGAAGCGGCAAATCCATTCTCCTTTAAAGAGTTCCTGAAGACCAAGAACCTGAGCCTGTCGAAGGAGGACGCCGACAGCAGGGTTTACTCGAAG GAAGCCACGAGGCACTCGCTGGGACTCGACTGCACCTCCCCAGCTTCCCAGATTGTGGGCTATGGCCTGGAATATCAGCAGCCATTTTTCGAAGACCCGACGGGGGCTGGCGACCTCCTGGACGAGGAGGAAGACGAGGAGGACGGGTGGAACGGGGCCTACTTACCGTCCGCCGTGGAGCAGACGCACTCCTCCAGGGTGGCCGGCAGCACGTCGCCCTGCAGCACGTACgtctcctttttctccaaccCGTCGGAGCTGGTGGGGCCCGAGTCTCTGCCCCCATGGACACTGAGCGACTCCGACTCTCGCATCTCCCCGACGGGGAGCCCCAGCGCTGACTTCACAGCCCACGGAGAGAGTCTGGGGGACAGGCACCTTCGGACGCTGCAGATAAGTTACGAAGCA cTGAAAGATGAGAATTCTaagctgagaagaaagctgactgAGGTTCAGAGCTTCTCTGAAACTCAAACAGAAAT GGTGAGGACACTTGAGCGGAAGTTAGAAGCGAAAATGATCAAGGAGGAGAGTGACTATCATGACCTGGAGTCGGTGGTGCAGCAGGTGGAACGGAATCTGGAGCTCATGACT AAGCGTGCAGTGAAGGCAGAAAACCACGTCCTGAAACTGAGACAGGAGGTCAGCTTGCTCCAG GCCCAGGTCTCTAACTTCAAGCGTGAGAACGAAGCCCTGCGGTCAGGCCAGGGCGCCAGCCTGACGGTGGTGAAGCAGAACACGGACGTGGCCCTGCACAACCTCCGTGTGGTCATGAACAATGCGCATGCCTCCATCAA
- the ENTR1 gene encoding endosome-associated-trafficking regulator 1 isoform X2: MAGYARRPGVTPLSRARSLVIPDAPAFYERRSCLPQLDCERPPARDLESHFFGFRPTFMCYMPSPVLASVGDTDDKLGDLEAANPFSFKEFLKTKNLSLSKEDADSRVYSKEATRHSLGLDCTSPASQIVGYGLEYQQPFFEDPTGAGDLLDEEEDEEDGWNGAYLPSAVEQTHSSRVAGSTSPCSTYVSFFSNPSELVGPESLPPWTLSDSDSRISPTGSPSADFTAHGESLGDRHLRTLQISYEALKDENSKLRRKLTEVQSFSETQTEMVRTLERKLEAKMIKEESDYHDLESVVQQVERNLELMTKRAVKAENHVLKLRQEVSLLQAQVSNFKRENEALRSGQGASLTVVKQNTDVALHNLRVVMNNAHASIKQLVSGAETLNLVAEILKSIDRISEIKDQGEES, from the exons ATGGCGGGCTACGCGCGCCGCCCGGGCGTCACCCCGCTGTCCCGGGCCCGGAGCCTCGTCATTCCGGACG CTCCCGCGTTCTATGAGCGCCGGTCTTGTCTCCCCCAGCTAGACTGTGAGCGCCCCCCGGCCAGGGACCTGGAGTCCCACTTCTTCGGCTTTCGGCCGACGTTTATGTGCTATATGCCTAGTCCGGTGCTAGCTTCCGTGGGAGACACAG ATGATAAACTCGGAGACCTCGAAGCGGCAAATCCATTCTCCTTTAAAGAGTTCCTGAAGACCAAGAACCTGAGCCTGTCGAAGGAGGACGCCGACAGCAGGGTTTACTCGAAG GAAGCCACGAGGCACTCGCTGGGACTCGACTGCACCTCCCCAGCTTCCCAGATTGTGGGCTATGGCCTGGAATATCAGCAGCCATTTTTCGAAGACCCGACGGGGGCTGGCGACCTCCTGGACGAGGAGGAAGACGAGGAGGACGGGTGGAACGGGGCCTACTTACCGTCCGCCGTGGAGCAGACGCACTCCTCCAGGGTGGCCGGCAGCACGTCGCCCTGCAGCACGTACgtctcctttttctccaaccCGTCGGAGCTGGTGGGGCCCGAGTCTCTGCCCCCATGGACACTGAGCGACTCCGACTCTCGCATCTCCCCGACGGGGAGCCCCAGCGCTGACTTCACAGCCCACGGAGAGAGTCTGGGGGACAGGCACCTTCGGACGCTGCAGATAAGTTACGAAGCA cTGAAAGATGAGAATTCTaagctgagaagaaagctgactgAGGTTCAGAGCTTCTCTGAAACTCAAACAGAAAT GGTGAGGACACTTGAGCGGAAGTTAGAAGCGAAAATGATCAAGGAGGAGAGTGACTATCATGACCTGGAGTCGGTGGTGCAGCAGGTGGAACGGAATCTGGAGCTCATGACT AAGCGTGCAGTGAAGGCAGAAAACCACGTCCTGAAACTGAGACAGGAGGTCAGCTTGCTCCAG GCCCAGGTCTCTAACTTCAAGCGTGAGAACGAAGCCCTGCGGTCAGGCCAGGGCGCCAGCCTGACGGTGGTGAAGCAGAACACGGACGTGGCCCTGCACAACCTCCGTGTGGTCATGAACAATGCGCATGCCTCCATCAA